The genomic stretch TGTATCCTACAATCCAGGTTTATGAACTTCATCGTCTTTATAGAATACAAAGGGAGTTAATGTATGAGATAAAGAGAAAACAACTGAATAGAGTTTCTGGACCAACACAGACATCTAAGTCAAGTATGTTTCTATCTCAAATACCTCATGAATTTGGTGTGCATCTACCTCATCCACCAGTAGTAAATACTCATCGGATTACATCAAATATTGCAGATGGTGATGACAAGAGAGCTTCCTGTAACTTTCTGAAGGAAGGTGTAACACAATGCAGTTTAATTTCAACTGCAAATGGAGGTTGTGTTAGCAATGACAGACCATTCGACACTAAGCTCAAGATGTTTCCTAAGAGAATGTTGGACCTTCATCTTCCTGCTGAAGTTTACATTAAAAATGAAGGTACAGAAAAACAAGATAGGGATAACATTGCTGAGTCATGCACTATGGCTGTTGAAAATCTGAACATCAATCATGCAGTTGAGATTGAGAATGATGTCATGTCGACTCTTGAGGTTCCTCTCTTTGGAATCGGTACTCTAAAATCAAATTTGCATCCAAAAAATGATCTATCTATTCACAGTCTGGTTGACCTGAATGAGCCTATTAAGGATTCATGTGAGAAAGGAGCTATCAGTTCAAGTTCTCATGAGTCCTGTGGCATGAATGTACATTATAAACAGCTTCATCACCCTTGGGCACCAATGAATTTTAGAAGTAGATTTCCAGATAGGAATTTTTCAATGGACAAACACAGAGACGTTGGTACCTTTAACTACTTCGACACAGACAAAGTTGAAAGAAGACAAGAATGGCCACTGTTACACACTGATTCTGGTAAGATTAATGGTTAATTTTGGTGATATTAATACACTGATACTTTGTATGCAAAGATGTAATTTCTTAACAGTAGGAACATCTTAAATCTCAGCCCATAGAAGTTTTCATGATTTTGGCTAGTCGGGGGACTTCTTGTTTGCAAGTTGCCTTGATTAAATTTCTTGTTAATTTACTTTTATTACTATGATCAAATTATTAGGCCAAGCGATATTTCCCATTGCTGTCATTTTCTACTGCATCTCTGACTACTCTTTTCTATCTTTCCTTAGGTTTTAATACTCCTGATGTTTGTATAGAATTCAATTATCTGGTTGTTATTTTTCACAGGTGAAAGAAAAATTGCTGTCGATTGCATTGATTCTGGCCTATTTAGTGCCAAATATCCAATGTCATCTGAGGCAATAAAGTTGAAGCTTGATAAATCTCAAGAAAGTCACTTTCGTGATCAAAATCAAACACAGACATGGTTTGGAGAGAAAACTACACACTCCAGAACTCAAGATTTTGTTAATTCAGAACATCCAGGATATACAGCTTCTCAAGTCATATCTCCATTGTTGGTTGATTCCTCCTTTTCCCATACAATTGCTACCTCTCCAGAAGCTTCTTCTTGGAGAAACCCTTCAGAGGGTATACGCCACATTCCAGTTGAAGTTCAAGTGCTTCAATGCTCCAGCAGACCTTCAGTGTTGAATGGACTGAGCATTAATTGCAATGCCCATAAACAAAGAAACAGTATTGGTTGTGACAAACTACAAAGCATTGGTGATCTGCAGCAACATTTGAGAGTTGGTAATAGATCCTCCTATGTGAATGGTCTTTATCATGGTTCCCAAATGTATTCTATTTCTTTAAATGGAACGCATCTTTCACCGAGTAACCTAGAGAAGCCAAACCTCAATAAAAATGGTGATTCTCCACCATATGGTAACTCTGAAATTTATGAACCCCAGAAGTGCTTGAAGGACTTGCAGTTTGCAGACATCAAGTCTGAAaaggatttgaatttgaatgagggaATCCTTGTTGGTATTCAAGATGTGCTTGCTGACAAACAAAATTTAGCCAGGAAGCATGATGAATCATCAAAGAGCTCAATTTGGCTTAGAGAACAACCATCTTTCAATGATTCTGCTGATACAAAAAAAGGATGTGACAGTCGATTAGATTTGAGATtcattgagaattgttctcattctCCAGAATTACTAGGGCAAGATGCCAAGGAAAAAGATTCTTCCATTTGTGTCTTGAAGCACTCTGTGTCATCCTTTGACATCAAGGAAAGCAGAATTCAAAGAAGTGCTGTAACTGAAATTAATCCACCTGATAACTCCAAGAGGATATTCTACTGCACAGGTTCTGTTTCATATTATGGACAGTCATTAGTTGATAATGTGAAGGGCAATAGAGAATGTAAGGCAGTTAGAAATTGCATCCCAATCTCAAGAAATGACATCAATCTGAACTATGATCTTATGCCTATTGATGATGTTTCAGCTGATGTTGAGACACGGACTCCATCCCAATCTCTGGCAATGGTTGCCAGAAAGCCATCTAACAAAATTGATTTGGAAGCAACAGCTGATGAAATGAAAGACAACAATATATTTCATGGGGTTGAGATCATAGATATGAACCATCCAGTGATGCCAGCGGAAATACCAAAAGAGAAGATATCCTCTCATGATACTTGTATGAGACTGGCAGCAGATACTATTCTTTCCATGTCAGTGGATGTGCATACTCATTTAGATAATGTTACATGTTACCCCTCTACTCTGTCTCCATGTGATTCCTTGCATTTGTTGGCCAAGGTGATTACATTGAATGGAGAAATTGCAGGACAGTCAGAAGGAAGCAGATATGACCATTGTGAAGCTTCAGATGATGTATTCGATGTCTTTGAGTACATGACATTGAAGCTTGAAGAAGTCAAGGGAGATGATTCCTGTTGCAAACAATGTCAAAATAACAAGCAAAACGATGAGGGTAAGTCCATTGCCTCACTGCTTTTTACCAGGCCTCGTAGGGGCCAGGCCAGAAAAAGAAGACAGAGAAGAGATTTCCAGAAGGACATCCTACCAGCACTTGCATCATTGTCAAGGCATGAGGTGATGGAGGATCTTCAGGCACTTGGAGGAAAAATAAGAGCAAGCAAGTCACGGCAAACAAGTTCCACTAGGAGGAGCACAAGCTCAAGCAGGTCGAGTGTCCAATTGAGGGGGAGATGGCAGCAGCCAAGTAGTTTGGCCATCACTGTCACAGAGGTTCATGACAGTCCCCCTCAATTACAGCCTATTCATACTGACTTAGAGATTGATGGGCTGAATGTAATGGCATGGGGAAGGACAACGAGAAGGTGTCGTAGGCAAAGAATACCATCACGTAACACGTCTGCTCCTCGAGAGTAGCGTTTTGAGAATGATACTTGTCAGAATCAATTGTTGGTGGATTTAGCCATGAGATGCACTGTAGATGATGGCCATAGTCTGGGCATCAATTATGTGCTTACAGATAGTATGTAGATTCCATTAAATAATTGGTGAATTGTTTCTCAAAAGATAGGACAGTAATTACTGTTGGTTAAGAAAGCTGTGGAACTTGTTGGGTTAATTGAATGATATTTAACCTTAGAAACTACACATATATAATTTGGATGCTGGGAACATACAGATGATTAATCTCAGACAAGTTTATTGTGATGGGTTACTCAGCTGCTCAAAATTGCATCcttatctccttttctttcatcaCTCAGTTTGATGTCCTCTTCTGTGAAATCTAAAATGGTATCTATCAGATGGTGCAGTTCTTACTACACACTGAATTGATTGCTTGTCAATGTATTTTGTAATCCCGGTTCAGGAGTTGTCATTTGACATGCTAATATTATCACTATCAGTGTTGTGATGCAGTGTGGAGGAACTATGAGATGACATAATTGCACAAGCAAGGAGAGAAGAGAAAATGTGTAATGATTTGTAAATGGTGTACATACACTCTTTGCTGATGATGTATGCTTCCAAAGTCAGATCGGATTTTTGTTATGTTGTTTTATGAACTTGGAGTATTCCGGCCGAAATATATGACGAGTATATGTTATTTTCGACACAATATGTTTTCTCATCTCAAGCTCATGAATTCATGGTTGTTTGTTGCCATCTTGTGAGCAGAGGGTGAGATGAAAAGGAGTCAGCAAATTTTGCAGATAGCATGAGCTGCTTGCTGGTTGAAGGAATGAAGTTGTTGCATCCAAATCAACCATTGGAAGCTACTCTTCACTCCAAGTTAATCTTCACAATCATTCAGCTGTTTCCTTAGTAATTGGAAGAGTAAGAGCCAAGTAGAACTTCACTCATTGTATGAAGCTACTTTGTCTCAGTCACAGCATATTTGTGAAATTTTACCATAACACTTTCAGTAGGGCAATTAGATGAAACTTGATGTTTCTTGTAGAtaaacaaatcaaatattattattCAGATACAAGCTATGTATTTCCTATGAAACTTCACCTTGAAAGTATTTTAGTAATGGAGATGGTCTTATAAACATCTTTACATTGGATTAACATGTTCAAATCTGACTTATATACCCTTTTTTCTACTCatatattttcattattatttttttttcaaggcTTAATTAAGTTCCGTCGAGTTCGATCCTCCTCGATCGAATCGATCCTTTTGATATTATCCtaataaagctttttttttttatagaaatgcttattgtccatatatatatatacaaatctttagaatgtatatacatatatataaataaataaattatatatatatatatatatatatatatatatatatatataattgaggcGTATAATACACAAATCGTTCAATATACAGGGATATGAATGTAATTATGGGTGCGCAATCTCAGTTGGGCGGAAGCCTGTTGGCTGTGTTAGCGACACAGGGCTTAAACAGGGCCCGCAATGGGCGGCATATATTCCCCAGCAACGAACGCCGCCCTTTCTAAACTCCTCCGCGTACTCCGCACGCGAGGAGATGCCCCGTCGCCATCCCGCCGCCCACGGGCGCCCGAGTCACATCCGACGGCTTCATCTGCCCCGGACGTGACCCGAGGATTAACCCGAGTTTAATCGAAACCCTAAGCCACGGCTGGGATCTGAGCCTCCTCCCCTTCGCCGCTTGCGCTATTTAAGCCGCTTCCCGCTTGCCCCACGCCGGCTCCTTCGCCACGGCTTCCCCTCGGcatcctcttccctcttcccctcCCACGTCGACGGCAGGTAGGCTAACCTGATTCCCCCCCTTCGATCTCTCTTGGATTTGAATTTTTCTGTTTGCATCGGTCGACTGAATGATCGATCGAGTCTAATTTTACCTTTGTTATCGATTTCGATGTAGATACCTCTACCTGGAATTATGTCGGATGAAGAACACCATTTCGAGTCGAAGGCCGATGCGGGGGCTTCGAAGACTTATCCGCAGCAGGCTGGAACTATCCGCAAGAACGGGTATATCGTCATTAAGGGGAGGCCGTGCAAGGTTTGCTTCTACTTGATCTGATATGCTTCTTTTAGTTTGTCATCGTTTTGTTGGGTTTCGTCATACGCTAATCGTCCGTGGATGAGTTGTTGTTTGGTCTCGTTATAGCACACCAGTTCAGGTTTTTTTGGGATTAAAGTAATTTGTGTCTTAGATGGAGCTCTTGATGTTTGCTTTGTTTTTCCTTTAATTGGTCATATTGAATTATAGATCCAAATTCTGTCCATCGTCCTACCTACTCAGTATATGCTTTTCTCAAACCTTTTTTGGAAAGACATTATTGTTGTTATTTTCGAGGATTGCGTTTTCTTTGTCGGGGAAATTAGGTCTTGCCTGATCTAACAATGACACATTTTATGTCGGATAGATATGATTGTACTATGTAAATTACACTGTGTTTAAGAAACTCTTTTCTTGGGTGTTAAGGCGTAGTTGTTCCGAAATTTTGCATTTGAATTTGCTCCTGTATATGTTGATAACTAAGTTGTATATTTAAACGCTTTTATCTACATTAATTTATGCAATTGAATGATTAATAGTGTACTTTTCCATACTCCTTCCTCTAAAATGTTTCTTCAAGACATGTAGAATCAATGTCCTTTAATTTAACTTTATATGGTGAAATAGATTTGTGATGGCTTCTGGAATAAGTTGGAACAAGTATGATGTGTTAACTTTAAACGAGATATAGTTCAAGAAGGTAATGAAATaagaataaaatcaatattttgcaTTTGTTATGTAGTTGAATAACTCTAATAAGTTTTTTGTAGAATAAAAGCTGGTTTGTTAGGACAATCATTGGCCTATTTCACTTCATACATGCAAAAGTTGATAGAACTAATATCGATTAGAATGTTGAGGGCCCAGTAGAGCCACATCTCGAGGCATTGCCCAGGAGCAACTTTCTGAAAAATGACTGTGCCATACAAGTAGTCAATGTACCATGTACTACAAGCGCATATGTACGCACATAAGTATATATGCACAGTACTCTTTGTGAAGTTATTACTACGATAACCATAAGTAAGATGTAAAAAAAGTGTATCCAAACAAAAATATATTACCATCGATCATGTTCTATAGTACAAATCAGTATTGTTAAAAGGATCTCGAGCATGTCAAAGCAAGACTTGAGTGCCTCAATGGGGTCTGGCCAAGGCACCATGAGCTGCGTGTTGCTCAGACAAGTACCTCAATTGGGCTGCTAGGCATCCCAATCACTTGCGTGGGCTAGCCTAGGCATCGGCCCAACACTAAGCTAGCCTAAACATgatcttttctttctctcttcatGCAACAGTAGCTGGACCTGCAACTTGGTACAATGCCCAACCCACGTGTGCGGACCCATATGCAACCGCTCTCCCATGATGTAAGCATGAGCATCATCTAGTTCCACTTCACCTTACGCAACTCCAGCTTGATTCACGTGAACCCAGGCTCATGCCTCATGTAACCAGGTTTGGCACCCAGTCCATGCATGTGGACCAATGCATGAGCTTGAAGTTGTGTGTTACATGGTAGGTCTGAACCCCCTCGTCCAAACCTGATGGTCTATCTTAAACATTTCAAGCGCCCATGCCCATGCCTATGCTATGTTCTTTCAACATCACCAGCCTTCTATTGTCACAAACGTCCAATACCATTGGTCAATTCTTCTCCTAGCTGTTTTTTCTCTTCCCTTCTTTCCTCTTTCCTCCCATCTCTCTACGGGCTCCGCCATCACTGCCACCCTGCTCCCTCTTCTCTTCCCTTCAACATCTCTTCCAGGTGACTGGACCCCTCCCTTGTTGAATGTATCAAATTGAATAATAAATTTGTTTTAGGATCTTAAGGTCACATCTTAAGGTTCATTGCAACAATTGTCATCTTTAATGTTTTGTAAGTTCATTTGTATGCCTTTTAACAAGAATTGTTGGAATCAAAATGTTATTCTGAATCTTGACTAGAATCTACCAAGAGTTTTGTCCCCTTGATCGTTCGTCTGGCTTGCAGCCATATGTATGCATATAGCCTGCATGTTTTAATGGACTACATAAGACGGCCATATATATGCATCCAGCCACATGTGCAATCATACCAGATATTGATGCCACATAAGGCTATATGATGCAGTCATGTTATATGTTGCTTTCTTACAGTGTTATCATCTTGGAGCTAAATGATAGGAAAGTGATTATGTGCTGTTAAGTCCTAGTATCTTTGTATTTGGTTTGGCCTTGCGTTGCTTATCTTctaattcatgatttgatatggtTTATCATTGCCACACTAGGTTGTAGAGGTTTCGACCTCCAAGACTGGAAAACATGGACATGCTAAATGTCACTTTGTTGGTATTGATATTTTCAATGCCAAGAAACTTGAAGATATTGTCCCATCATCTCATAACTGTGATGTAAGTGGCTTTTTTAGCTTTTGTGACTGAATAATTGTTCTCTAAGACTGTCAATGCTGATTTTACATTAAATTGCAGGTTCCCCATGTCACTCGTACTGACTATCAGCTTATTGACATATCTGAAGATGGATTTGTATGACCTTTTAATATTTTGCTACCATCTATTTTGATTGGTTTAATCAATGTTATATATTGGACGATGGCAGGTAAGTTTGTTGACTGAAAATGGTAACACGAAGGATGATCTGAGACTCCCTACCGATGAATCCCTACTTGCTCCAGTTAGTTTACCAACTATATTTACTTCTATTAACCTGGAGATTATGGCCTGTTAAAGTGACTTTGGCTTTATGGTTACTTTTTGCTTGTCTTACCTTCTTATTCTCAtgcttatattttatattttctgcAAGCCTGCAAACCTGTGTGtatgtttatttttaaaattttaatttattgtgTGTTATGTGCTTTTGACTAGCCTGGTTTATTATCAAAGCATGACTTTCTGGAATCCTCAGATCACGAAAGTGGGAATACTACTCTCAGAATCTAAAGCTGACCATGTTCTAAACATTCACCAACACTTATACACCTATTGTCTCATCGAGTTTGTATGCTAGCATTAGTCTTTCTTCATTGTTCACTTGGCTCCTGCATTCTAGATTTTTTGCTAACCTGAAATCTGTAATGATGCAGATTAAAGATGGTTTTGCAGAAGGAAAGGACCTGGTGGTGTCTGTCATGTGTTCAATGGGTGAAGAGCAGATCTGTGCACTCAAGGACATTGGCCCCAAGTAGCTTACCTGCATCTATTTGCTGCCTTGGTTTTTTTTAGCAGTGGATTCTGTAAGCATAATGGAGCCATTTGCGACTTCAAGAACATATATGTCACGTGTACCTACTCTGCTCTAAAACTGCTTGATCTGCCTTTTCCCCCCATAAACAAGCTCGATCTTGTTGGACAGTAGTCCAATTACcctaaaaaaaacataaatatgaTGTTCTTATTATATTCATCTAGCTATTGTAACTGCACACGTGAGCAATGTTGGCTCTCATGTGCTAATTGTCTGGGTTCTTTACTCTTACGTAATCTTGCATATGAACCTCTGTATTTTGGTACTGTATCAAATAGTGAGCAACCTCAACATGTTATTTAAGGATAGGCAGTCTGTTTAGTAGGTTCATTTGTACATTCATTGCCCACCAATCCTGCAGCCATAACTGAGAGTAATAGTACTGACAGTGGCTATACATTGCCCCAACTCATTTGATGAATTCAGGTATTCTGGTCGCGGTTGTGCTACTACACTAGATTGCAATTGAAGTATCGGTTCCAGGTATGATGAACTGCACAACCTTATTTGGTTTCAAACATGCAAAGAAAACTTTGGTTCTGACGCCATATCTACTGCATCGTCACTCTTTCTCCAGCTCGATCGAATACCAGACTGGCAGCTCTCGAGGAAAGTGCAGGTGATAATTGTATCGAGGACGACGAGGAGGGAGTGCATGTAAATGATCGAGAACGCTTCCCAGATGACTGAAACATGCAATGTGCCACCCACGCGGTATGGCCGTATCACCCTGTACTGAAACAGTGCTTCGATGCCCGCCATTCCCAGACTTGCAGGCAGCGTCAGCGTTATGGCTGTAGCCGTTCTGCCTTTCACAAGCACGAGGGCTTTAAGAATCTAGAGATGCCCGCCGCTGCCGTCTGTGACGGAGATGACGATGGAGAGGTTGCATGTGACCACGGCATTGGCGATCACGAAGGCGTAGAGGATGACGCCGGAGGCGGAGAGGGCGAGGGTGGTGTTGCTCGATGACAGGTGAAGCATGTCCACCACGTTGAAGGCCAGGAACAGGAGGGACAACACAGCAGCATTTGCCGAGAGAACGAACAGCGAGTTGAAGACGGAAGTCCGCGCGATGCGTGGGTAGAGGTGGGGAACGCAAGCTGCATTGCGGCGAGGAGCTCCGCAGATGATCCGGTAAACGGATGCTTTAGCTGCGACCAAGAACGTGAGGGTGAAAGGGAGAGTAGAGACGAAGGTGAAGATGGACTGCGAGAGCTTGATGTTGACGAGGGAGAAGAAGCGGGACGGAGGGAACCCGGCGGCGTCGAACAGGAACGCGAGCCGCGAGGAGATCGTTCGGAGGACGGGGGAAGAGAGGTCGAGTGACTGCGCCAGGAGGGTGGCGGCCGAGGCGGGGAAGACCAGGAGAGCAGCGGCCGAGGCGAAGGCCTGGTAGCTCCGGAAGAAGGCATGGAAGGATCTCCTGATGGTCTTGGAGGCCATGCCCATGGCGCAGAGCTATGTCTGCCCTGCTTCCGGAGGTGGAAGAACTACTTGACTGCGGAGggtggcatggcatggcatggcatggcatggagTTTTGCCTTCAACTCAAGTCTGGAGTTCTTTTCCTTTGTCTGGGTGCAGGTTGGTCATGATGCGATACAGGCCAGCTACTGAACTAACGTTGCAGCAATTTGGCGTGGCTTCTACCATCAGGAGTTTGGCCTTTTACCTGAGTGAGCTTTGCTTTATCTCCAAGCTCTTATTAACCATCATTCACTAACTTGAAGCAGTGCAGGTTTCCGGTAACCTCAATGAAGATGGAAGAGATTGGAGCTGGGTGAGGGCGCTTATAGAAAATGTGAAATCTTTTACTAGATTGAAGCCTTTTGGAACTTTTGAGGATGTTGTGACTGCTCGCATGGTCAGGTGGCAAAAGCTTCCCAATTACAATGGCAAAACGcaaaggctaattatatattattttatatatttagacTCAATTagtatcatgatttttatattttaaaaaattatattaaaatctttatagtTTTGAAAGTTAAATAAATGACTTCATTTATCATAACGGTGTCAAATGcactgatgatgataatgatgatggagAATATAACATGTGACAAGTGAGGAATTATCAAATTTATGAAAGAGTAAAATAGTTATTTGAgtcattaattaaataaaaaaagaaaggggTCGTTAGCTGCCTTATCATCacaaacttagttggttttgtttAAATCGTGCGATACCTTTGTATGTGCATCTGTAAAAGGTTAGTCTCTTCGAAACCTATCCCATAAGGACTTATAAAAGAAAAGACGATTTtacatttcaacaaacacttgatagaatatgtaaattataaatataaactttgTAGGCTCTAGACGGTAGACGGTTGTACAATAAAAGGTCTAATGTGGTCTACTACGATGAAAAGTCCTCGTAAGTGTCCACTTCACACTACTATGAAATAAGGCAAGGAATTaatcatatacaatacatcaaaGGCCCATCCAACTATAGTACTCGAGTAGCTCTAAGGTGCTACACTAGCTGACAATATGCACTACTCTACGAAGTTAgaagatcatcaaaataattaCTTGGATGgtttatttttggataattttacCTCTACGTGATGACTTCATATAAATTTATATGACTAAAAAACTAATCAAGTGAAACTGTCAAGCTTACTACAAGTTCTTTACTTATTGTGCAAAGATGAACAAAACTGAAAGGGTATACAAATATTACCACAAACACTCTTTTGTATAGATTTGTCTATAATATTATCTCTCACTTATTTCGTTGATATCTTTATCGAAGTTTTGCGAATACTACATCTCTTCATCTTTCCtaaatttttaatcttttgcTTTATTTGCAACGCATCTCCATCAGTTTCCAACTCTCTGTTGTTTTAACTTGCTAGTGATTTTGACTTAGTAGGGGTCGGTTAAATTGTGTTGGTTTTTGTTGATTCTTTCGGATCTtttaaatgaaagaaaagaccTTTTTTATTATGTGTTAGTCTCTCAAAAGTCTCGCTtcacttgaactaggtggatgtctATTGGAGGCTTATTGAGCATTGCCTCATAAACTTTAAAGTTTTTTAGGTCTTTCCTCTATAAAATttatccatcgattcctcttctacttAATTGTCAcattcaaaaaaatttatatcactttcacttttgattgatattctgttggaaaatgaagtggataatctactctAGGTAGAATCGATCATTGTTACTaaggatttaaaaattattgtcttCCACAAAATCTTTTCAAATGGTCTTTGAACATACGTAGAACTCTTCTATTGGATAAATAAAAGAACTAAGGTACTCAATtttacccattctcttaagggttataCTTCATACATTAAGTTGATTACTACCCTTTGTctactctttgctcatacttttgAAGCATccaaaatatttacattctttgcattgagttagctattgtaTTTCCATCTCTTCATTGCCATTAAATTTTTggaatataagaaattttatccAAAAAGAGCAAAGCTTTGCCTTGACTTGGaccaagtctctaatagttttggtcacctctcGAATTGTACTGTCTTCTCTATTATTTTTGCTGCCTACTTTTCTAAGTAGAAAATGTACAATATCATGTATTGCTTACTCTGTTCTTTGGTCGAGCACTCCTTATTAATCTAAAGTCTCCCACTTTCggttattttgatgagaagcacatcaaCACTGGTCCTATGAAGTTTCCTGGCTTTTACTCTTTTGTcgtgtctcggtacttagagtttaTCTTTGTATTCTTCACTTTCTGGACCCCTCTTCATAACCATGCACTTTTCCTCTACGAGAGTAAGAGATCGATGACTTCATGGAAGTCTCACTATTGTAGTATCATGGCGTTGTCATGCCATGAATTTTACTATTCCTTGCCTCACATCTGTGTCATTTTCTTTATAATtgatagatctatttttgtggcACTATGACACTCCTCTAAGTTCATCTTGATCATAACTGATGTTCAATTTTGGGTAACTAAGTTCCTTTAGACTTGTCATCGCTTCTTTACTCCTTGCGACCACCTACTTCAATATACTTGTGTTCTCCGAGCAGTTTCCCTTGGTTAATGAAAAGATAGACTAGAACTCCTATGCATATCCTCCGTCATCATATTGTAGGACTCACGTCAACTCTATTCTCATTTACGGGTTTGGAAGTAATGTTTGCTCACTCAGCCTTGTCCTCCAACTTGTCAAGCTCCctcaagcgaatatgagctttagaGCAGTCCAAGTCTTCAACTATCCCGATTATACctttatatgatcaagtccctcatgAGACTTCTCTCATGTGTATTACATTGTCTCAAACTATTCTACCACGATTTGCTACACTATGTCGCCTtttagtgacatctctattacatTTTAATCTTTGTAGGATGAACTTAGACTATGATCTCTCCATGTGTAACATCTGCCAACATATCATAAGGCTTCCACTATTTCTAATTATGTTTACTCCTTTGGTAATCGACATTTATCCATCCGCTCTTAGGTCACACACAAACGAAGCGTAACTTTAGGATAGTTCATCGTATAATATCTCTTGAAGTCTATCGATTTTGCTGAAATTAGTGTGTATTGTTTAAATCTTAGGCCCTTGCCCCGTACATAATTTTTACTGCGTATAACTTTCTTTGCAACAACTTGAATGAtaacactatgacatattctttaagagtatccACCTCAATATCCTTTTACCATATAACTCAACAAGTTGAGTCTCCTTAGTCTCTTTGTCAATTGCTTTGTTGAAATAAGGTACATGTGCCTCGATGCTCCCTTCGACCTTGACACCATACAAGATAAGTCCACTTTATATGATTTCACTTTTGCTTTTATAATAGTTTATTTCCTTAACCTCTATCCAAGAATAGCTTTGTGCCTCAACTTCATGTTCTGTCTTCTATGTCAACTCCCTTCATATGACTTAGACACTTCACCGAGTTCCACGTAAGTTGCTCTACTTCTTGATTTGTATTAAGTTAATGATGGCTCTCATGGTCATCAATCAATGGGTTAACTCTTTCTTGAATCTAATCTTCACATCGACTCTAAATGTATCTTATTTTGGTATTGCATATGGTCACTCCcttacttga from Musa acuminata AAA Group cultivar baxijiao chromosome BXJ1-3, Cavendish_Baxijiao_AAA, whole genome shotgun sequence encodes the following:
- the LOC103979432 gene encoding uncharacterized protein LOC103979432 isoform X1, which produces MILLLQVKTNKPFFAPFLCIEYIKNPSCTWEHLWCASLFLPKPFARLFCWILSAAIVTVTRMGTKIQYKCYVSGYHPIRDLDEDTKFSWSPFSEDKSFSWKLCNDFKPRTISSWSTYDKETLKQTMLEHEATFQTQVYELHRLYRIQRELMYEIKRKQLNRVSGPTQTSKSNGDDKRASCNFLKEGVTQCSLISTANGGCVSNDRPFDTKLKMFPKRMLDLHLPAEVYIKNEGTEKQDRDNIAESCTMAVENLNINHAVEIENDVMSTLEVPLFGIGTLKSNLHPKNDLSIHSLVDLNEPIKDSCEKGAISSSSHESCGMNVHYKQLHHPWAPMNFRSRFPDRNFSMDKHRDVGTFNYFDTDKVERRQEWPLLHTDSGERKIAVDCIDSGLFSAKYPMSSEAIKLKLDKSQESHFRDQNQTQTWFGEKTTHSRTQDFVNSEHPGYTASQVISPLLVDSSFSHTIATSPEASSWRNPSEGIRHIPVEVQVLQCSSRPSVLNGLSINCNAHKQRNSIGCDKLQSIGDLQQHLRVGNRSSYVNGLYHGSQMYSISLNGTHLSPSNLEKPNLNKNGDSPPYGNSEIYEPQKCLKDLQFADIKSEKDLNLNEGILVGIQDVLADKQNLARKHDESSKSSIWLREQPSFNDSADTKKGCDSRLDLRFIENCSHSPELLGQDAKEKDSSICVLKHSVSSFDIKESRIQRSAVTEINPPDNSKRIFYCTGSVSYYGQSLVDNVKGNRECKAVRNCIPISRNDINLNYDLMPIDDVSADVETRTPSQSLAMVARKPSNKIDLEATADEMKDNNIFHGVEIIDMNHPVMPAEIPKEKISSHDTCMRLAADTILSMSVDVHTHLDNVTCYPSTLSPCDSLHLLAKVITLNGEIAGQSEGSRYDHCEASDDVFDVFEYMTLKLEEVKGDDSCCKQCQNNKQNDEGKSIASLLFTRPRRGQARKRRQRRDFQKDILPALASLSRHEVMEDLQALGGKIRASKSRQTSSTRRSTSSSRSSVQLRGRWQQPSSLAITVTEVHDSPPQLQPIHTDLEIDGLNVMAWGRTTRRCRRQRIPSRNTSAPRE
- the LOC103979432 gene encoding uncharacterized protein LOC103979432 isoform X2; amino-acid sequence: MGTKIQYKCYVSGYHPIRDLDEDTKFSWSPFSEDKSFSWKLCNDFKPRTISSWSTYDKETLKQTMLEHEATFQTQVYELHRLYRIQRELMYEIKRKQLNRVSGPTQTSKSNGDDKRASCNFLKEGVTQCSLISTANGGCVSNDRPFDTKLKMFPKRMLDLHLPAEVYIKNEGTEKQDRDNIAESCTMAVENLNINHAVEIENDVMSTLEVPLFGIGTLKSNLHPKNDLSIHSLVDLNEPIKDSCEKGAISSSSHESCGMNVHYKQLHHPWAPMNFRSRFPDRNFSMDKHRDVGTFNYFDTDKVERRQEWPLLHTDSGERKIAVDCIDSGLFSAKYPMSSEAIKLKLDKSQESHFRDQNQTQTWFGEKTTHSRTQDFVNSEHPGYTASQVISPLLVDSSFSHTIATSPEASSWRNPSEGIRHIPVEVQVLQCSSRPSVLNGLSINCNAHKQRNSIGCDKLQSIGDLQQHLRVGNRSSYVNGLYHGSQMYSISLNGTHLSPSNLEKPNLNKNGDSPPYGNSEIYEPQKCLKDLQFADIKSEKDLNLNEGILVGIQDVLADKQNLARKHDESSKSSIWLREQPSFNDSADTKKGCDSRLDLRFIENCSHSPELLGQDAKEKDSSICVLKHSVSSFDIKESRIQRSAVTEINPPDNSKRIFYCTGSVSYYGQSLVDNVKGNRECKAVRNCIPISRNDINLNYDLMPIDDVSADVETRTPSQSLAMVARKPSNKIDLEATADEMKDNNIFHGVEIIDMNHPVMPAEIPKEKISSHDTCMRLAADTILSMSVDVHTHLDNVTCYPSTLSPCDSLHLLAKVITLNGEIAGQSEGSRYDHCEASDDVFDVFEYMTLKLEEVKGDDSCCKQCQNNKQNDEGKSIASLLFTRPRRGQARKRRQRRDFQKDILPALASLSRHEVMEDLQALGGKIRASKSRQTSSTRRSTSSSRSSVQLRGRWQQPSSLAITVTEVHDSPPQLQPIHTDLEIDGLNVMAWGRTTRRCRRQRIPSRNTSAPRE